A single genomic interval of Trinickia acidisoli harbors:
- a CDS encoding LysR substrate-binding domain-containing protein, translating into MQKKQLFADRLLAQMPSLRALRCFVTAARYESFTQAAEVLCVTQAAISRQIKELEDSLDVALFERSGRHIALTDAGRILYNASYLSIMNIAEAAEAVRRTDKHALTVCVSHTFSALWLSSRLPMFRKRYPDIRLHVMVTEHFMELDGLMEPDVIITKIPPREAEYEVEPLFHDVVYPVCSPSFYERRFQGRSLKPMDLLLHPTLNLSLLGRAQVCEHVDWRVWRNWFQQSDSSDVLAGDDHLESNDYRLLVAQAEAGEGTLLGWHHLVHRQVEQGSLVRPVQDALVFHDRHHYLITHKNAKLRPEYLHFREWLAEEVGAMMREWRDAEAGIVE; encoded by the coding sequence ATGCAAAAAAAGCAGTTGTTTGCTGACAGACTTCTCGCCCAGATGCCGTCGCTCAGGGCATTGAGATGCTTTGTCACGGCGGCGCGATACGAGAGCTTCACGCAGGCTGCCGAGGTGCTGTGCGTCACCCAGGCTGCGATCAGCAGGCAAATCAAAGAACTGGAGGATTCACTCGACGTCGCGCTCTTCGAGCGCTCGGGAAGACACATCGCGCTGACCGACGCCGGACGCATTCTTTACAACGCGTCGTATCTGTCGATCATGAACATCGCGGAAGCGGCCGAGGCCGTGCGGCGCACGGATAAGCACGCGCTGACGGTGTGCGTCTCCCACACGTTCTCCGCACTGTGGCTGTCGTCTAGATTGCCCATGTTCCGCAAGCGGTACCCGGATATCCGATTGCACGTGATGGTGACCGAGCATTTCATGGAGCTCGATGGGCTCATGGAACCCGACGTCATCATCACCAAAATTCCGCCGCGCGAAGCGGAGTATGAAGTGGAGCCGCTTTTTCACGACGTCGTTTATCCGGTATGCAGCCCATCGTTCTATGAGCGTCGCTTTCAGGGTAGATCGTTGAAACCGATGGACCTTCTGTTGCATCCGACGTTGAATCTTTCCCTGCTAGGGCGCGCGCAAGTTTGCGAGCATGTCGACTGGCGCGTATGGCGCAACTGGTTTCAGCAGAGCGATAGCTCCGACGTGCTGGCGGGCGATGATCATCTGGAGAGCAATGACTATCGGCTACTCGTCGCACAAGCTGAAGCGGGCGAGGGGACGCTGCTTGGCTGGCATCATCTGGTGCATCGCCAGGTGGAGCAGGGAAGCCTCGTTCGGCCGGTTCAGGACGCGCTCGTGTTTCACGACCGCCATCACTATTTGATTACGCACAAGAACGCCAAGCTCCGCCCGGAATATCTGCACTTCCGCGAGTGGCTCGCCGAAGAGGTCGGCGCGATGATGCGCGAATGGCGCGACGCTGAAGCCGGCATCGTCGAGTAA